A region of Rhodoferax potami DNA encodes the following proteins:
- a CDS encoding AEC family transporter → MLDILAITGPIYLCITMGYLCTRMGVFSKPDLRVLGKFVLNLALPALLFNAIAQRPLADVMHMDYLLAYGLGSAVMMLAGYLWARYVNHSTGSYRAFFAMGTSCSNSGYMGYPVAQLVLGSIAPVALALNMVFENLIKLPVLLTLADNADAGGHRRWRTVLLDIVRGWVRTPMLVVIPLALLVSVMGWVLPGPVARTITLFSQVTTGLALFIIGGALVGLQLKGKRRLVGQITIGKLVLHPLCVFLAFTFVVPIADPQLRTAALLYAAMPMLGIYPILALKYGHEEVSAATLLAATVGSFFTLNVLLWVLKHYPL, encoded by the coding sequence TTTGCGTGTGTTGGGCAAATTTGTGCTCAACCTGGCCTTGCCTGCGCTCTTGTTCAATGCCATTGCCCAGCGCCCGCTGGCCGACGTGATGCACATGGACTACCTGCTCGCCTATGGCCTCGGCTCCGCGGTCATGATGCTGGCGGGTTACCTCTGGGCCCGTTATGTGAACCACAGCACCGGCAGCTACCGCGCCTTTTTCGCCATGGGCACCTCATGCTCCAACAGCGGCTACATGGGTTACCCGGTGGCGCAGCTAGTGCTGGGCAGCATTGCCCCGGTGGCGCTGGCGCTCAATATGGTGTTTGAAAACCTCATCAAGCTGCCCGTGCTGCTCACGCTGGCCGACAACGCCGATGCCGGCGGCCACCGCCGCTGGCGCACCGTGTTGCTGGATATTGTGCGGGGCTGGGTGCGCACACCCATGCTGGTAGTGATTCCGCTGGCACTGCTGGTGTCGGTGATGGGCTGGGTGCTTCCTGGCCCGGTGGCACGCACCATTACCTTGTTCTCGCAAGTGACTACCGGCCTTGCGTTGTTCATCATCGGCGGAGCCCTGGTGGGATTGCAGCTCAAGGGCAAGCGCAGGCTGGTGGGTCAGATCACCATCGGCAAGCTGGTGTTGCACCCGCTGTGCGTGTTTCTGGCGTTCACCTTCGTAGTGCCGATTGCCGATCCGCAACTGCGCACCGCCGCCTTGCTCTACGCCGCCATGCCCATGCTGGGCATTTATCCCATCCTCGCGCTGAAGTATGGTCATGAAGAGGTGAGCGCCGCCACCTTGCTAGCTGCCACCGTGGGCTCGTTTTTCACGTTGAATGTGCTGTTGTGGGTGTTGAAGCACTACCCCCTGTAG